One window of the Solanum stenotomum isolate F172 chromosome 11, ASM1918654v1, whole genome shotgun sequence genome contains the following:
- the LOC125845171 gene encoding uncharacterized protein LOC125845171 gives MATDNKSKQKTKSNNKNRQRYRPNNKSVKKGGYPLRPGVQGFYITCDGGRERQASQEAVNVIDSFYEELMQGTNSNLGQVELSEKPVNKKTVFKYSDSSSSDDEDGENGNDEDQTKEETSKIEQHQEKIDDEIDSLKTGESGPENKDNTSTDELIQENTENKEELENTLEQKDIEVGEPPAKKQCVEKEAAEAGNIAFGKTEEKSIDRLIDAELAELGDKNKRRFSYLDSGCNGVVFVHMSKKDGDPNPKEIVQHMLSSLAFTKKHVSRFILRVLPVEVTCYASEEEIGKAITPLITKYLPAESDTPKKFAVLYESRANTGINKMKIIDAVAKSVPSPHKVDLSNPEINIVVQIVKTVCLLGVVEKYKELSKYNLRQLTSKN, from the exons ATGGCTACAGACAACAAATCAAAGCAAAAAACGAAGAGTAACAACAAGAATAGGCAACGATATCGTCCAAACAAT AAATCAGTGAAGAAAGGTGGATACCCTTTACGTCCAGGAGTTCAAGGGTTTTATATAACATGTGATGGTGGAAGGGAGCGACAAGCCTCTCAAGAAGCTGTTAATGTTATCGACTCT TTTTATGAAGAGCTGATGCAGGGAACAAATTCAAACTTAGGACAGGTAGAATTATCAGAAAAACCTGTAAACAAAAAGACTGTTTTCAAATATTCTGATTCTTCTAGTAGTGATGATGAAGATGGAGAAAATGGGAATGACGAGGACCAGACCAAGGAGGAGACTTCAAAAATTGAGCAACATCAAGAGAAAATTGATGATGAGATTGACAGCTTAAAAACTGGTGAATCCGGGCCTGAAAACAAGGATAACACCTCTACTGATGAACTAATACAAGAAAATACTGAGAATAAGGAGGAGCTAGAGAATACTCTTGAACAGAAAGATATTGAAGTAGGGGAGCCACCTGCAAAGAAACAATGTGTGGAAAAAGAAGCAGCAGAAGCTGGAAATATTGCATTTGGTAAGACAGAGGAGAAATCTATTGATAGACTAATTGATGCTGAGCTTGCTGAGTTGGGAGACAAAAACAAG AGGCGTTTTAGCTACCTAGACTCAGGTTGCAATGGTGTTGTGTTTGTTCACATGAGCAAGAAAGATGGAGATCCCAACCCTAAGGAAATCGTTCAACATATGCTGTCCTCACTTGCCTTCACAAAGAAACATGTATCAAG GTTCATATTGCGAGTGTTACCAGTTGAAGTAACATGTTATGCATCAGAGGAGGAAATTGGAAAAGCAATAACACCTCTCATTACAAAATACCTACCTGCTGAAAGCGACACTCCAAAGAAG TTTGCAGTGCTTTATGAATCCCGAGCAAATACTGGAATCAATAAGATGAAAATCATTGATGCTGTGGCTAAATCTGTTCCTTCACCTCACAAAGTTGATCTTAGCAATCCTGAAATAAACATAGTGGTTCAAATAGTCAAG